In Pedobacter heparinus DSM 2366, the following are encoded in one genomic region:
- the secA gene encoding preprotein translocase subunit SecA, translating into MLGFLTKVFGSKSERDIKALQPIVVKINQEYEKLSALSNDELRNKTVYFKDVIAKALAEIDGKIGGLKADAESQDLSLPEKTALYDQIDALIKDRDKELEVVLQEILPQAFAVVKETSRRFSENDTLEVTATQFDRNYAARKKNVEIKGDKAYWANRWEAAGVEVLWNMVHYDVQLIGGMVLHSGKIAEMATGEGKTLVSTLPAYLNALAGQGVHIVTVNDYLARRDSEWNGPLFEFHGISVDCIDKHEPNSQERRDAYLADITYGTNNEFGFDYLRDNMSQTPDQLVQRKLHFAMVDEVDSVLIDDARTPLIISGPVPFGDQHEFHELKPRIERLVAAQKEYVTRALNEAKKLINEGKAGTEEGEGGLALLRAHRGLPKNKALIKFLSEGSVKQTLLKTENHYMADQSKNMPKVDAELFFYIDEKNNQVELTEKGIELITKSGEDPHFFVLPDVGTEIADIEKSALSSEEKIAQKDALMRDYSIKAERIHSVNQLLKAYTLFEIDVEYIIDEGKIKIVDEQTGRIMDGRRYSDGLHQAIEAKENVKVEDASQTYATVTLQNFFRMYHKLCGMTGTATTEAGEFWSIYKLDVVEIPTNRVISRKDHQDYVYRTIREKYNAVAEEIVSLTQAGRPVLVGTTSVEISELLSRMLKLRGIKHNVLNAKMHQKEADIVAEAGQAGQVTIATNMAGRGTDIKLGPGVKEAGGLAIVGTERHESRRVDRQLRGRAGRQGDPGSSQFFVSLEDNLMRLFGSERISNIMVKMGIEDGEVIQHSMITKSIERAQKKVEENNFGIRKRLLEYDDVMNSQRSVIYAKRRNALFGDRLDVDMSNMTFDVAEDIVTEYKEEGNYEGFKLEVIKNFSADTAIDEAEFTSKGIHHLTDKLFEEVTAFYARKSDAIIAQAMPVLNQVYAERGEQIEQIVVPFTDGLRSIQVPVGLKKAIDNGGREINKSFEKTIVLALIDESWKEHLREMDELKQSVQNAVYEQKDPLIIYKMEAFNLFKNMLNAVNKEVVSFLYKGGIPVQTDPNDVREAQAPRSAPSRLKMSKPEFGQQGSSADVMEDTRELAPQQPIRKEVTVGRNEPCPCGSGKKFKNCHGAGL; encoded by the coding sequence ATGTTAGGATTTTTAACCAAGGTATTTGGAAGCAAATCAGAAAGAGATATCAAGGCTTTACAGCCTATAGTTGTCAAGATAAACCAGGAATACGAGAAACTGTCGGCATTGAGCAATGACGAACTGCGTAATAAAACAGTATATTTTAAAGATGTTATTGCCAAAGCTTTAGCAGAAATTGATGGCAAGATCGGTGGCCTGAAGGCAGATGCCGAGAGCCAGGATTTATCTTTGCCGGAAAAAACGGCTTTATATGATCAGATTGATGCTTTGATCAAAGACCGTGACAAGGAACTGGAAGTGGTTTTACAGGAGATCTTACCGCAGGCATTTGCTGTGGTGAAGGAAACTTCGAGACGTTTTTCTGAAAATGATACGCTGGAGGTTACGGCTACACAGTTTGACCGTAATTACGCGGCACGTAAGAAAAATGTAGAGATCAAAGGCGATAAGGCCTATTGGGCCAACCGCTGGGAAGCTGCCGGTGTGGAAGTATTGTGGAACATGGTGCATTACGATGTACAGCTGATAGGTGGTATGGTTTTGCACAGCGGTAAAATTGCCGAGATGGCAACTGGTGAGGGTAAAACTTTGGTAAGTACTTTACCTGCTTACCTGAATGCTTTGGCCGGACAAGGGGTGCACATTGTAACGGTGAACGATTACCTTGCCCGTCGTGACTCGGAGTGGAATGGTCCGCTGTTTGAGTTCCATGGCATTTCTGTAGATTGCATTGATAAGCATGAACCCAATTCGCAGGAGCGCAGGGACGCCTATCTGGCCGATATTACTTATGGCACGAATAACGAGTTTGGTTTCGATTATCTGCGTGATAACATGTCGCAAACCCCTGACCAGCTGGTACAGCGCAAGCTGCATTTTGCAATGGTGGATGAGGTCGATTCCGTTTTAATTGATGATGCCCGTACGCCTTTGATCATTTCGGGGCCTGTTCCTTTTGGTGACCAGCATGAGTTTCATGAGCTGAAACCAAGAATAGAACGTTTGGTTGCTGCACAGAAGGAATATGTGACGCGTGCCCTGAATGAGGCGAAGAAACTGATCAATGAAGGTAAAGCCGGAACCGAAGAAGGTGAAGGTGGTTTGGCCTTATTGCGTGCACATCGTGGCTTACCTAAAAATAAAGCATTGATCAAGTTTTTAAGTGAGGGCAGCGTGAAGCAGACCTTATTGAAAACGGAAAACCATTATATGGCCGATCAGTCTAAAAACATGCCTAAGGTTGATGCCGAGCTGTTTTTCTATATTGATGAGAAAAACAACCAGGTGGAGCTGACCGAGAAAGGTATTGAGCTGATTACCAAATCGGGTGAAGACCCGCATTTCTTTGTTTTACCTGATGTGGGTACAGAGATTGCAGATATTGAAAAATCGGCTTTGAGCAGTGAAGAAAAAATTGCACAGAAAGATGCTTTGATGCGCGATTATTCGATTAAAGCAGAGCGCATCCACTCTGTGAACCAGTTGCTGAAAGCCTATACCTTATTTGAGATTGATGTGGAATACATCATTGATGAAGGAAAGATCAAGATTGTAGATGAGCAGACCGGCCGTATTATGGATGGCCGCCGTTATTCGGATGGCTTGCACCAGGCGATTGAGGCGAAAGAGAATGTGAAGGTAGAAGATGCTTCACAGACTTATGCTACGGTTACTTTGCAGAACTTTTTCAGGATGTACCACAAGCTTTGTGGTATGACGGGTACTGCCACTACTGAAGCGGGGGAGTTCTGGTCGATCTATAAACTGGATGTGGTAGAGATCCCTACGAACAGGGTGATCTCGAGAAAAGACCATCAGGATTATGTATACCGTACCATCCGTGAAAAATACAATGCAGTAGCAGAAGAAATTGTTTCGCTTACCCAGGCGGGCAGACCGGTACTGGTAGGTACTACTTCGGTAGAGATTTCGGAATTACTGAGCCGGATGCTGAAGCTGCGCGGCATTAAGCACAATGTACTGAATGCGAAGATGCACCAGAAAGAAGCCGATATTGTGGCCGAAGCCGGACAGGCGGGCCAGGTAACGATTGCCACCAACATGGCTGGTCGTGGTACGGATATTAAATTAGGCCCGGGTGTTAAAGAAGCCGGTGGTTTGGCCATCGTGGGTACAGAAAGGCATGAGTCGCGACGTGTAGACAGACAGTTACGTGGCCGTGCCGGTCGCCAGGGAGATCCGGGTTCGTCACAGTTCTTCGTATCGCTTGAGGATAACCTGATGCGTTTATTCGGATCGGAAAGGATTTCTAACATCATGGTGAAAATGGGCATTGAGGATGGAGAAGTGATCCAGCATTCGATGATTACCAAATCTATTGAGCGGGCACAGAAAAAAGTGGAAGAGAATAACTTTGGTATCCGTAAGCGTTTGCTGGAATATGACGATGTGATGAACTCACAGCGTTCGGTGATTTATGCGAAACGGAGAAATGCCTTGTTTGGCGACCGTTTGGATGTAGACATGAGCAATATGACTTTTGATGTTGCCGAGGATATTGTGACCGAATACAAAGAAGAAGGCAATTATGAAGGCTTTAAGCTGGAGGTGATCAAAAACTTTTCGGCCGATACAGCTATAGATGAGGCGGAGTTTACTTCGAAAGGCATCCATCATTTAACCGATAAGCTGTTTGAAGAAGTGACTGCATTTTATGCCAGGAAATCGGATGCCATCATTGCCCAGGCGATGCCGGTACTGAACCAGGTTTATGCAGAGCGTGGTGAGCAGATTGAACAGATTGTTGTACCATTTACGGATGGTTTGCGCAGCATACAGGTTCCTGTTGGCTTGAAAAAGGCAATAGATAACGGTGGGCGTGAGATCAATAAATCATTTGAGAAAACGATAGTGCTGGCGCTGATCGACGAATCGTGGAAAGAGCACCTTCGTGAGATGGATGAATTGAAGCAATCGGTACAGAATGCGGTTTACGAGCAGAAAGATCCCCTGATCATTTACAAGATGGAAGCCTTTAACCTGTTCAAAAACATGCTGAATGCAGTGAACAAAGAGGTGGTAAGCTTCTTGTATAAAGGGGGCATCCCGGTGCAGACAGATCCTAATGATGTGCGGGAAGCGCAGGCACCAAGATCTGCACCAAGCAGGTTAAAAATGTCTAAACCAGAATTCGGACAGCAAGGCAGCAGTGCAGATGTGATGGAAGATACACGTGAGCTTGCTCCGCAGCAGCCTATCCGTAAGGAAGTTACTGTGGGCAGGAACGAGCCTTGTCCGTGTGGCAGTGGCAAGAAATTCAAAAACTGTCACGGTGCAGGATTGTAA
- a CDS encoding SPOR domain-containing protein, producing the protein MKKLFTGLLCCFSVAVFAQTKGVVAVVKDPMIDSLIAKRIELNTKAAVATPAASTGKVGTAIVSQMGYRVQVFYGSDRREVFNEQSRFNSDFPEYNTYITYKQPNYYLRVGDFRTRLEAQHFMNELKPMYPTLFIFREKINAPNLEPHQ; encoded by the coding sequence ATGAAGAAATTATTTACTGGCCTGTTGTGTTGTTTTTCTGTTGCGGTATTTGCCCAGACAAAGGGTGTTGTTGCAGTAGTTAAAGACCCTATGATAGACAGTTTAATTGCCAAACGTATTGAACTCAATACAAAAGCGGCCGTTGCCACACCGGCAGCAAGTACGGGAAAAGTGGGAACTGCCATTGTTTCGCAAATGGGCTACCGGGTGCAGGTTTTTTACGGATCTGACAGACGGGAAGTTTTTAATGAACAGAGCAGGTTCAATTCAGATTTTCCGGAATACAATACCTACATTACATATAAGCAACCCAATTATTATTTACGGGTGGGCGATTTTAGAACACGGTTGGAGGCCCAGCACTTTATGAACGAGCTGAAACCCATGTACCCTACTTTATTTATTTTCAGGGAAAAGATCAATGCACCTAATTTAGAACCACATCAATGA
- a CDS encoding M20 metallopeptidase family protein: MITKDKIQALSGNIFEQVVGYRQHLHANPELSFKEYQTSAFVKGILTDWGIPFTEMADTGVVGLIKGELASDKIIALRADMDALPIIEANDKPYASKNPGVMHACGHDVHTSSLLGTAHILNQLKSEFGGTVKLIFQPAEEILPGGASIMIKEGVLENPKPQHIIGQHVMPLIDAGKVGFRSGIYMASTDELYVTVRGKGGHGAQPHQNIDPVLIASHIIVALQQIVSRNADPRLPSVLSFGKVIANGATNIIPNEVKLEGTFRTLNEDWRKEAKRLMKKMAEGIAESMGGSCEFTIMDGYPYLINEEKVTANTRAFAEDYLGKENVLDLDIWMAAEDFAYYSQVTDACFYRLGTGNKEKDTCYSVHTPNFDIDEDALKVSTGLMAYVALKQLGN; this comes from the coding sequence ATGATAACCAAAGACAAGATACAGGCACTTTCAGGTAATATATTTGAACAGGTTGTTGGCTACCGCCAGCATTTACATGCCAATCCGGAACTTTCTTTTAAAGAATACCAGACTTCAGCTTTTGTGAAAGGCATTTTGACGGACTGGGGCATTCCATTTACAGAAATGGCTGATACGGGTGTTGTGGGGTTGATCAAAGGTGAACTGGCTTCGGATAAGATCATCGCCCTGCGTGCCGATATGGACGCATTGCCGATAATAGAGGCAAACGATAAACCTTATGCGTCTAAGAACCCAGGTGTGATGCATGCCTGCGGACATGATGTGCACACCTCTTCTTTGCTGGGAACGGCGCATATTTTAAATCAGTTAAAGTCGGAATTTGGGGGTACAGTAAAACTGATCTTCCAGCCTGCTGAAGAGATTTTACCGGGTGGTGCAAGCATTATGATCAAGGAGGGCGTGTTGGAAAACCCCAAGCCGCAGCACATTATCGGCCAGCATGTGATGCCACTGATTGATGCCGGTAAGGTAGGTTTCCGTTCGGGCATTTATATGGCCTCTACAGATGAGCTGTATGTAACGGTACGAGGCAAAGGCGGACATGGTGCGCAGCCACATCAGAATATAGATCCTGTACTGATCGCTTCGCATATTATTGTGGCTTTGCAGCAGATTGTAAGCAGAAATGCAGATCCACGTTTGCCTTCGGTACTTTCCTTTGGTAAGGTAATTGCCAATGGGGCAACGAACATCATCCCGAATGAGGTAAAACTGGAAGGGACTTTCAGGACATTGAATGAGGACTGGCGCAAGGAAGCGAAGCGCCTGATGAAAAAGATGGCTGAAGGTATTGCGGAAAGCATGGGCGGGAGCTGTGAGTTTACCATTATGGATGGCTACCCCTACCTGATCAATGAAGAAAAGGTAACGGCCAATACGCGCGCTTTTGCAGAAGATTACCTGGGCAAAGAGAATGTACTTGACCTGGACATCTGGATGGCGGCAGAGGATTTTGCCTATTATTCGCAGGTTACAGATGCCTGCTTTTACCGTTTGGGTACAGGGAACAAAGAAAAGGATACCTGTTATTCGGTGCATACGCCGAATTTTGATATAGACGAGGATGCACTGAAGGTATCTACTGGTCTGATGGCTTATGTAGCCCTGAAACAACTGGGCAATTAA
- a CDS encoding SGNH/GDSL hydrolase family protein codes for MKRIKLLLLLPVLMMVLLFSAMNYKPKKVIFFGDSITQAGVKPGGYVDLIKKDLDPAKYEVIGAGIGGNKVYDLYLRMEEDVLNKKPDLVVIYIGVNDVWHKLQHRTGTDYPKFIQFYQALINKMQAKGIKVVLCTPAVIGEKKAGANEMDAELDKYAGAIRELAAKNNLPMADLRKIFTGYDQENNPENAEKGILTTDGVHLNEKGNRTLADTLLPLIK; via the coding sequence ATGAAAAGAATTAAATTGTTATTGCTGCTGCCGGTTCTGATGATGGTACTGCTGTTTTCTGCCATGAATTACAAACCCAAAAAGGTGATCTTTTTTGGGGATTCCATTACTCAGGCAGGTGTGAAGCCCGGTGGCTACGTTGATCTGATAAAAAAGGATCTGGACCCGGCAAAGTACGAAGTAATTGGAGCGGGCATTGGCGGAAATAAGGTGTACGACCTGTACCTGAGGATGGAAGAGGACGTGTTGAATAAAAAACCAGACCTGGTGGTGATCTATATAGGGGTAAACGATGTATGGCATAAGCTGCAGCATAGAACGGGAACTGACTATCCAAAGTTCATTCAGTTTTACCAGGCCCTGATCAATAAGATGCAGGCTAAGGGAATAAAAGTTGTGCTTTGTACGCCAGCGGTAATTGGAGAGAAAAAAGCAGGGGCCAACGAAATGGATGCGGAACTGGATAAATATGCTGGTGCAATAAGGGAGCTGGCAGCTAAAAACAACCTGCCAATGGCTGATCTGAGGAAAATATTTACAGGTTATGACCAGGAAAACAATCCGGAAAATGCAGAGAAAGGCATTTTAACAACAGATGGGGTGCATTTAAATGAAAAAGGCAACCGTACACTGGCAGACACTTTGCTGCCACTTATAAAATAA